The following are from one region of the Amedibacterium intestinale genome:
- a CDS encoding ABC transporter ATP-binding protein, translated as MLKRIWPFMSRYKKYLFMSCLCVMVETVFELVIPMLMADIIDVGVANRDTHYIFIRGILMIACAFFALLLGVFYAKYAAMAGQGFAAELRKAEFRKVQSFSFSNMDHFSTSSLITRLTSDVTILQTAVSNGIRPIVRSPVMLITALFLTFSINAKLTIVFLIAIPVLGISLFLIVKKVGPLYRLMQTSVDRVNTIVQENLNAIRVVKSYVRGDYEQEKFEKVNADLRSSSEKAFRTSVWNLPMFQFVMYTTIICILWFGGNMIFVGTMKVGELTGFLSYVLQILNSLMMISNVFLMLTRSLASCERIIEIFDESIDISENEEKQAQVENGDIVFDHVYFKYQDSAKEYVLQDINLHIKKGSTVGILGGCGSAKTTLVQLIPRLYDVSEGEIRIDGKNVKEYPLHHLRDAIGMVLQKNTLFSGTIRENLLWGNEQASQEDLDWACHVACADEFIESFPNGYENDLGQGGVNVSGGQKQRLCIARALLKHPKVLIFDDSTSAVDTRTEAKIKEGLASLKDTTKIIIAQRVSSIMHADQIVILDDGKIHAIGTHEELLKKDYVYQDIYTSQLEGAGL; from the coding sequence ATGTTGAAGAGAATATGGCCATTTATGAGCCGGTATAAAAAATATTTGTTTATGAGCTGTTTATGCGTTATGGTAGAAACGGTATTTGAACTTGTCATTCCTATGTTGATGGCAGATATCATTGATGTAGGTGTTGCCAATAGGGATACACATTATATCTTTATACGCGGTATATTGATGATTGCCTGTGCTTTTTTTGCACTTCTGTTAGGAGTATTCTATGCAAAATACGCAGCTATGGCAGGGCAGGGATTTGCGGCAGAATTAAGGAAAGCAGAATTTAGAAAAGTTCAAAGTTTTTCTTTTTCAAATATGGATCATTTTTCTACATCAAGTTTAATTACACGTTTAACAAGTGATGTTACCATATTACAAACTGCAGTATCCAATGGGATTCGACCAATCGTACGCTCACCCGTCATGCTTATTACCGCGTTGTTTTTAACATTTTCCATCAATGCGAAATTAACGATTGTATTCCTGATTGCGATACCGGTTTTAGGAATAAGCTTATTTTTGATAGTGAAAAAAGTAGGTCCATTGTATCGTTTGATGCAGACATCTGTTGATCGAGTAAATACGATTGTACAGGAAAACTTAAATGCGATAAGAGTTGTGAAATCCTATGTAAGAGGAGATTATGAACAAGAGAAGTTTGAAAAGGTGAATGCAGATCTTCGCTCTTCCAGTGAAAAGGCATTTCGAACTTCTGTATGGAATCTTCCAATGTTTCAATTTGTTATGTATACAACAATTATCTGTATACTCTGGTTTGGGGGAAATATGATTTTTGTTGGAACTATGAAAGTTGGGGAGCTAACAGGATTTTTAAGTTATGTTTTACAAATATTAAACTCTTTAATGATGATTTCCAATGTGTTTTTAATGTTGACTCGATCACTTGCAAGTTGTGAGCGAATCATTGAAATTTTTGATGAATCTATTGATATTTCTGAAAATGAAGAAAAACAGGCACAGGTGGAAAATGGAGACATTGTCTTTGATCATGTTTATTTTAAATATCAAGACAGTGCGAAAGAATATGTTTTACAGGATATTAATTTGCATATAAAAAAAGGAAGTACAGTTGGAATCTTAGGAGGATGTGGTTCCGCAAAAACAACTTTGGTACAGCTGATTCCTCGCTTATATGATGTAAGTGAAGGAGAGATTCGAATTGATGGAAAAAATGTAAAAGAATATCCATTACATCATCTAAGAGATGCGATTGGAATGGTCTTACAGAAAAATACTTTGTTTTCAGGAACAATTCGAGAAAATCTTTTATGGGGAAATGAGCAGGCAAGCCAAGAAGATTTAGATTGGGCATGCCATGTTGCCTGTGCAGATGAGTTTATAGAAAGCTTTCCAAACGGTTATGAGAATGATTTAGGTCAGGGAGGAGTAAATGTATCAGGTGGACAAAAACAGCGCTTATGTATTGCCAGAGCCTTATTAAAACATCCAAAGGTTTTAATCTTTGATGATTCAACCAGTGCGGTAGATACTCGTACAGAAGCAAAAATAAAAGAAGGATTAGCTTCTTTAAAAGATACAACCAAAATCATTATTGCACAGCGTGTAAGCAGTATTATGCATGCCGATCAAATTGTAATTTTAGATGATGGAAAAATACATGCGATAGGAACACATGAAGAATTGTTGAAGAAAGATTATGTTTATCAGGACATTTATACTTCACAGCTGGAAGGAGCTGGTTTATAA
- a CDS encoding ABC transporter ATP-binding protein, with protein sequence MAKATGKKPQNMAKTLRKLMKYMGNHKFSLLLVGILVICSAGANLYGTYMLQPIIDEYIVPKDYDGLVSVILFMALMYGAGVCATAIYKQLMTHHTAQKITQEIRRDLFKKMQKLPLRFFDSQTHGDIMSRFTNDIDTLQDALNNCFDNLIQSFTMIIGTLTAIFILNWQLSLLVMIFMIIMYFLIQFYSKRSKYYFSHQQAAMGKLNGFIEEMVEGSKVVKVFNHEDISFKEFEERNERLRIAGTKALTYSGKTIPTVVAISYINYAVVACIGGFFAIAGKIQLGALASYLVYVRQTALPINQFTQQLNFILAAMAGAERIFTMMDEKEEVDDGKVTLTSVRLMEDGSLEECKEHTGHWAWRHPHGDQIELVPLQGDVRFHDVVFGYTSNVTVLKGIHVYAKPGQKIAFVGSTGAGKTTITNLINRFYDIKSGSITYDGIDVKLIQKADLRHSISVVLQDTQLFTGTIADNIRYGNLDADMEQIIEAAKLANAHSFIKRLPNGYDTMLEGNGSNLSQGQRQLLAIARAAVADPPVLILDEATSSIDTRTEKLIEQGMDKLMEGRTVFVIAHRLSTVRNSDAIMVLDHGEIIERGSHEELLQQKGRYYQLYTGQFELS encoded by the coding sequence ATGGCAAAAGCTACAGGAAAAAAACCGCAGAATATGGCGAAAACATTACGAAAACTCATGAAATATATGGGGAATCATAAGTTCTCTTTATTGCTTGTAGGGATTCTTGTTATATGCAGTGCGGGGGCAAATTTATATGGTACTTATATGTTGCAGCCTATTATTGATGAATATATCGTACCAAAAGATTATGATGGTTTGGTATCTGTGATTTTATTTATGGCATTGATGTATGGTGCAGGGGTATGTGCTACAGCTATTTATAAACAGTTGATGACACATCATACAGCACAAAAGATTACACAGGAAATCCGCAGGGATTTATTTAAGAAAATGCAAAAACTTCCTTTGCGATTCTTTGACTCACAAACTCATGGAGATATTATGAGTCGATTTACCAATGATATCGATACTTTACAGGACGCTTTAAATAACTGTTTTGATAACCTTATTCAAAGTTTTACGATGATCATAGGTACACTAACAGCCATCTTTATCCTAAACTGGCAATTGTCTTTGCTGGTCATGATATTTATGATCATTATGTATTTTTTAATACAGTTTTACAGTAAACGCTCTAAATATTATTTCTCTCATCAGCAGGCAGCTATGGGTAAACTAAATGGTTTTATAGAAGAAATGGTGGAAGGAAGCAAGGTTGTAAAAGTATTTAACCATGAAGATATAAGTTTTAAAGAATTTGAAGAACGAAATGAAAGACTTCGTATAGCTGGGACAAAAGCTTTAACGTATTCTGGAAAGACGATACCTACGGTTGTCGCCATCTCTTATATCAATTATGCAGTTGTTGCCTGCATAGGTGGTTTTTTTGCGATAGCAGGAAAAATTCAGTTAGGTGCATTGGCATCTTATCTTGTTTATGTACGTCAAACTGCATTACCTATTAATCAGTTTACACAGCAGTTAAATTTTATTTTGGCAGCAATGGCTGGAGCTGAACGTATTTTTACAATGATGGATGAAAAAGAAGAAGTAGATGATGGAAAGGTAACATTAACAAGTGTGCGTCTTATGGAAGATGGAAGTTTAGAGGAATGCAAAGAGCATACAGGTCATTGGGCATGGCGTCATCCTCATGGAGACCAAATAGAACTTGTTCCTTTACAAGGGGATGTACGTTTTCATGATGTTGTTTTTGGTTATACTTCCAATGTAACCGTGTTAAAAGGAATTCATGTATATGCGAAACCGGGACAAAAAATTGCCTTTGTAGGTAGTACAGGAGCAGGAAAAACAACCATCACAAACTTAATCAATCGTTTTTATGATATTAAAAGTGGAAGTATTACCTATGATGGAATTGATGTAAAACTGATTCAGAAAGCAGATCTTCGTCATTCTATTTCTGTTGTTTTACAAGATACACAGTTATTTACGGGTACGATAGCGGATAATATCCGTTATGGAAATTTAGATGCAGATATGGAGCAAATCATAGAGGCAGCAAAATTAGCAAATGCACATAGCTTTATTAAACGTCTGCCGAATGGATATGATACGATGCTGGAAGGCAATGGCAGCAATCTATCACAAGGACAAAGACAATTGCTGGCAATTGCACGAGCTGCGGTTGCAGATCCTCCTGTTTTAATTTTAGATGAAGCAACTTCTTCTATAGATACTAGAACGGAAAAATTAATTGAGCAGGGAATGGATAAACTAATGGAAGGAAGAACGGTATTTGTCATTGCACATCGTCTTTCTACTGTACGTAATTCTGATGCGATCATGGTTTTGGATCATGGAGAAATCATAGAAAGAGGAAGCCATGAAGAACTTCTTCAACAAAAAGGAAGATACTATCAGTTATATACCGGACAGTTTGAACTAAGCTAG
- a CDS encoding DegV family protein, whose translation MKTAILTDSGCGLTPQQAKEYGIYLVPLQVIDENVSYQDGLDMTTEDLYERLRQQHTPKTSMPNGESLEKVMKEIREAGYEDVVGVPLSSGLSSTGNAMRMAAEEEGLGFALLETYTTCDLQFHNAKLALEFAQQGLSKEDIVKEVEKKVVNSASLIVPNDIQHLKRGGRLTPVTAAAANLLKIKPILKIDPSTNGRIDVIDKVRTEKKAISKVVDDVCDVIKDAQGDIFVIHSDCLSKAEEIQEEIRKRCPNANVHCNLICAVISAHTGLDCIAIQYMKK comes from the coding sequence ATGAAAACAGCAATTTTAACAGATAGTGGATGTGGTTTAACACCACAGCAGGCAAAAGAATATGGAATCTATTTAGTACCATTGCAGGTTATAGATGAGAATGTATCCTATCAGGATGGCTTAGACATGACAACAGAAGATTTATATGAAAGATTGAGACAGCAGCACACTCCAAAAACAAGTATGCCAAATGGGGAATCTTTGGAAAAAGTTATGAAAGAAATACGGGAAGCAGGCTATGAAGATGTGGTTGGAGTTCCTTTGTCTTCTGGTTTAAGCAGCACAGGAAATGCAATGCGTATGGCTGCGGAAGAGGAAGGTTTAGGATTTGCCTTATTAGAAACATATACGACTTGTGATTTGCAGTTTCATAACGCTAAATTAGCGTTAGAATTTGCACAGCAGGGTTTATCAAAAGAAGATATCGTAAAAGAAGTAGAAAAGAAAGTAGTAAATAGTGCATCTTTGATCGTACCTAATGATATTCAGCATTTAAAACGCGGAGGACGCTTAACGCCAGTTACGGCAGCTGCGGCAAACTTGTTGAAAATTAAACCGATATTAAAAATTGATCCATCAACAAATGGAAGAATAGATGTTATCGATAAAGTAAGGACAGAGAAAAAAGCAATTTCTAAAGTTGTGGATGATGTTTGTGATGTGATAAAAGATGCACAAGGAGATATTTTTGTTATTCATTCGGACTGTCTTTCAAAAGCAGAGGAAATTCAAGAAGAAATTCGTAAGCGATGTCCTAATGCAAATGTACACTGTAATCTTATATGTGCCGTTATTTCAGCACATACAGGACTTGATTGTATCGCAATTCAATACATGAAAAAGTAA
- a CDS encoding nucleoside 2-deoxyribosyltransferase, with translation MKVYVAGSLFNEAEVAQRKKEGQLLRERFPSLDIFNPIDQPFNENKASLPTPQEIYEADTKAVEECDVFIADLTNEDAGVMVELGIAIKSNTKIIIGINSDIRLADANRYDIPTYGMNHYVLGGVLKHGHFVTSFAQAMDVLEEELKK, from the coding sequence ATGAAAGTATATGTAGCTGGAAGTTTGTTTAATGAAGCAGAAGTAGCACAGCGTAAAAAAGAAGGACAGCTTTTAAGAGAAAGATTTCCTTCTTTAGATATATTTAATCCCATTGATCAGCCATTTAATGAAAATAAAGCATCACTGCCTACACCACAGGAAATTTATGAAGCAGATACAAAAGCAGTGGAAGAATGTGATGTATTTATTGCGGATTTAACGAATGAAGATGCTGGGGTTATGGTAGAGTTAGGCATTGCGATTAAATCGAATACAAAAATTATTATTGGAATCAATAGTGATATTCGCTTAGCAGATGCGAATCGTTATGATATTCCTACTTATGGAATGAACCATTATGTATTAGGCGGTGTATTAAAACATGGTCATTTCGTTACATCATTTGCCCAGGCGATGGATGTGTTAGAGGAAGAATTAAAAAAATAA
- a CDS encoding GNAT family N-acetyltransferase, translating to MKPLTLENYKELLPYLEIANYKEYNSNIVTLLMWNNLYHMYFETTDTYALICSKDEKGILWLAPHCKKEYRKDAMEAMMRISKEQHIPFSICALVKEFRDWILEEYPLQFMIENVIDAQDYIYDRFQQESLAGKKMQKRRNHYRAFLSTYEHRMQYKPIEESDHEAIYAFLKKWQERKKEQEFDSIQAEEKGMKLLLSNYEKLSLRGGCIYIDGQLEAFLIASYLSKDTIQIHIEKANSEIRGLYVAILKHFLETLESDVLYINREEDMGLEELRKAKTNMHPIYKVKKFTAHQSSLQLQQANDTWLPQIKQLWIEQFKEESEESCEYYFQNLYKKENCWILHSNDELLCMLQVRKMKISLENKGYTAVLFFGIATSSKHEGCGYMRLLLNHVLSLFPDHIQLIQAYNWDLYRSFGFHEQYTRYTWKLDKNAYVKCNGAWNTNPVNKDLLSAYQNFTSNKNGYRIREEQWYEEQKAYMSLWDYTFLSYEENGVCKGYFLSKETDNEIHISECVYDSMETLHSMLAHFHLEQRKVLLDMDSTVSLHGKMKQDIYMMVRDSLSVSFQEPLYIREEI from the coding sequence ATGAAACCATTAACTCTTGAAAATTATAAAGAATTATTACCCTATTTAGAGATTGCAAACTATAAAGAATACAATTCTAACATCGTTACTTTATTGATGTGGAATAACCTTTATCATATGTATTTTGAAACCACAGATACCTATGCTCTTATCTGCAGCAAAGATGAAAAAGGTATCTTATGGCTTGCCCCACATTGTAAAAAAGAATATCGAAAAGATGCTATGGAAGCGATGATGCGTATAAGTAAAGAACAGCATATTCCATTCTCTATTTGTGCACTAGTCAAAGAATTTAGAGACTGGATCTTAGAAGAATATCCTTTACAGTTTATGATTGAAAATGTAATTGATGCACAGGATTATATATACGATCGTTTTCAGCAGGAATCTTTAGCTGGTAAAAAAATGCAAAAACGAAGAAATCATTATCGTGCTTTTCTTTCTACATATGAACATCGTATGCAATATAAGCCAATAGAAGAAAGTGACCATGAGGCCATTTATGCTTTTTTAAAGAAATGGCAGGAAAGAAAAAAAGAGCAGGAATTTGACAGTATTCAGGCAGAAGAAAAAGGAATGAAACTCTTATTGTCGAATTATGAGAAACTTTCTTTACGAGGAGGATGTATCTATATCGATGGACAGCTGGAAGCCTTCTTGATTGCCTCTTATTTATCTAAAGATACGATTCAGATTCATATAGAAAAGGCAAACAGTGAGATTCGCGGCTTGTATGTCGCAATATTAAAACACTTTTTAGAAACTTTAGAAAGTGATGTTTTATATATCAATCGTGAAGAAGATATGGGATTAGAGGAACTTCGAAAAGCCAAAACGAATATGCATCCTATCTATAAAGTAAAAAAGTTCACAGCACATCAATCTTCTCTTCAGCTTCAGCAGGCAAATGATACATGGCTTCCACAAATAAAACAGTTATGGATAGAACAATTTAAAGAAGAGAGCGAAGAAAGCTGTGAATACTATTTCCAAAATTTGTACAAGAAAGAAAATTGCTGGATCTTACATTCCAATGATGAACTTTTATGTATGCTTCAAGTTCGTAAAATGAAGATATCACTTGAAAATAAAGGATATACTGCTGTGTTGTTTTTTGGTATTGCTACATCTTCTAAACATGAAGGATGCGGATATATGCGATTGCTGTTAAATCATGTTTTATCGCTATTTCCAGATCATATCCAGCTTATACAAGCTTATAACTGGGATTTATATAGAAGTTTTGGTTTCCATGAACAATATACCCGTTATACCTGGAAACTAGATAAAAATGCCTATGTAAAATGCAATGGTGCATGGAATACAAATCCTGTTAATAAAGACTTGTTATCCGCGTATCAAAACTTTACAAGCAACAAAAATGGATATCGTATTCGTGAGGAACAATGGTATGAAGAACAGAAAGCCTATATGTCATTATGGGACTATACTTTCCTTTCCTATGAAGAAAATGGTGTATGCAAAGGATATTTTCTATCAAAAGAAACAGATAATGAGATACATATAAGTGAATGTGTTTATGATAGTATGGAAACCCTGCATTCTATGTTAGCTCATTTTCATTTAGAACAGCGAAAAGTTCTTTTAGATATGGACTCTACTGTATCCTTGCATGGAAAAATGAAACAAGATATTTATATGATGGTGAGAGATAGTCTATCTGTATCTTTTCAAGAACCATTATATATTCGTGAAGAAATCTAA
- a CDS encoding N-acetylmuramoyl-L-alanine amidase — protein MKKKTIILGIFLTTTLIVSSFVTAHLSKVAALREYHPLDGICIGLDAGHGGKDGGTRSGNIEEDDVNLQITRKLEEKIKKAGGKVILTRSEDKDLASEQTDNRKKEDMKKRMEIMNGEQVDVFLSIHLNAYPDTNVKGAQVFYKADDQMSETFAKIVQKHLKQATGSGMEIKKGDYYILNNAKNIGILVECGFLSNPDDRDNLVKKSYQEKIAQALYDSIREYFRILDE, from the coding sequence ATGAAAAAGAAAACAATCATATTGGGTATATTTTTAACAACTACTCTAATTGTGTCCTCTTTTGTGACAGCACATCTTTCAAAAGTTGCGGCTTTACGGGAATACCATCCTTTAGATGGTATTTGCATAGGATTGGATGCAGGACATGGGGGAAAAGACGGTGGTACAAGAAGTGGCAATATTGAAGAAGATGATGTGAATTTACAAATAACTAGAAAACTGGAAGAGAAAATTAAAAAGGCAGGAGGGAAAGTAATTCTAACAAGAAGTGAAGACAAGGATCTGGCATCAGAGCAAACGGATAATCGAAAAAAAGAAGATATGAAAAAAAGAATGGAGATAATGAATGGAGAGCAGGTAGATGTGTTTTTAAGCATTCACTTGAACGCTTATCCAGATACCAATGTGAAAGGTGCACAGGTTTTCTATAAAGCAGATGATCAAATGTCAGAAACATTCGCAAAGATCGTTCAGAAACATTTAAAACAGGCAACTGGTTCTGGAATGGAAATAAAGAAAGGAGATTATTATATTTTAAATAATGCGAAAAATATAGGGATATTAGTAGAGTGCGGATTTTTATCTAATCCAGATGATCGAGATAATTTGGTAAAGAAATCTTATCAGGAAAAAATTGCACAAGCACTTTATGATAGTATTCGTGAATATTTTCGGATTTTAGATGAGTAA
- a CDS encoding BglG family transcription antiterminator translates to MRLYYIINDFLNRQDYLNLDYFVETYKVSKRTIQNDIAFLMQVSSRKGYQLHMRRGKGYLLEVVNRQLLDEFIETLKVNEIYDTKDRVYNMVAYLATQKNFISMDNIADRFKTSKTLVKKGLLEVEEFIKGYQLKLERKSHYGIRITGSMKQYKTLLNDLFFINNEIIEDAFKEIMGDFSNVHSLLIEQIEKENLNINYNELKNVIVWLRVTVYYAYLTNEARVENVVKTNSWSNRIAYEMKMLLEEEYSIGINEESTALLEEKLIKNVRAKITKTSLCDRLSQDIDEFLTEIDKSYCTDFASDKEFKKSLLMHVSLLIDRLHQKISYKNTLVNEICIQYPMIFNIAFRFSDMLKEKYGVDVTNDEAGFIATHFAGHMEKERKEKIMRFNRIGVVCSSGGGSAYLIKMQLESLFSKANIKTFSFLQMHELEQFQPDLIFTITQLDREFHVPIIYIKELLDDDDLMQIRKFLQYDNCDSFSLIDVSSPILSLFSHEFFKVASYDSYMDALKDMAKQLEESGYGGKNYQKYVMEREAYMSTIYMNGVCIPHPIEICADKNMISVCILENPIFYDGKCVRIIFMISLIKQEYELHKEVTKKLYLLMKDEKALKKVLNARSLEELLIVLKEIDGGV, encoded by the coding sequence ATGAGATTGTATTATATTATAAACGATTTTTTAAATCGACAGGATTATTTAAACTTAGATTATTTTGTAGAAACTTACAAAGTATCAAAACGAACGATTCAAAATGATATAGCATTTCTTATGCAGGTTTCTTCCAGAAAAGGTTATCAGCTGCATATGCGTAGAGGAAAAGGGTATTTATTGGAAGTTGTTAATAGGCAGTTACTTGATGAATTTATAGAAACTTTAAAGGTCAATGAAATATATGACACAAAGGATAGAGTATATAACATGGTTGCTTATCTTGCTACTCAAAAAAATTTCATCTCTATGGATAATATTGCAGATAGATTTAAAACTAGCAAGACATTAGTAAAAAAAGGTTTGTTGGAAGTAGAAGAATTCATCAAAGGTTATCAGCTGAAGTTAGAAAGAAAAAGTCATTATGGTATTCGTATTACGGGAAGTATGAAACAATATAAAACCTTGTTGAATGATTTGTTTTTTATAAATAACGAAATAATTGAAGATGCTTTTAAAGAAATTATGGGAGACTTTTCTAATGTTCATAGTCTTTTGATAGAGCAAATTGAAAAAGAAAACTTAAATATTAATTATAATGAATTAAAAAATGTAATTGTTTGGTTAAGAGTAACCGTATATTACGCATATTTAACAAATGAAGCAAGAGTTGAAAATGTAGTAAAAACAAATAGTTGGAGCAATCGCATTGCATATGAAATGAAGATGCTTTTAGAGGAAGAGTATTCAATAGGGATAAATGAGGAAAGTACTGCTTTGCTTGAGGAAAAGCTGATTAAAAATGTGCGTGCCAAAATAACAAAAACTTCATTATGTGATAGATTAAGCCAAGATATTGATGAATTTCTTACGGAGATTGATAAAAGCTACTGTACAGATTTTGCAAGTGATAAGGAATTTAAAAAATCTTTATTAATGCATGTTTCTCTATTGATTGATCGTTTACACCAGAAAATATCATATAAAAATACTTTAGTAAATGAGATATGTATTCAATATCCAATGATATTTAATATTGCATTTCGATTTAGTGATATGTTGAAAGAAAAGTATGGTGTTGATGTTACAAATGATGAGGCGGGATTTATAGCTACGCATTTTGCTGGGCATATGGAAAAAGAAAGAAAAGAAAAAATAATGCGTTTTAATCGAATAGGAGTTGTTTGTTCATCTGGAGGTGGAAGTGCTTATTTGATTAAAATGCAGTTAGAATCTTTATTTAGTAAAGCAAATATAAAAACATTTAGTTTTTTACAAATGCATGAATTGGAACAATTTCAACCGGATCTTATTTTCACAATAACACAGCTTGATAGAGAATTTCATGTACCAATTATCTACATAAAAGAATTATTGGACGATGATGATTTGATGCAGATAAGAAAATTCCTGCAATACGATAATTGTGATTCATTCTCGCTAATAGATGTAAGTTCACCGATTTTGTCTTTGTTTTCACATGAGTTCTTTAAGGTGGCTTCTTATGATAGTTATATGGATGCGCTAAAAGATATGGCAAAGCAATTGGAAGAAAGTGGGTATGGAGGAAAAAATTATCAGAAATATGTGATGGAGAGAGAAGCCTATATGAGCACTATTTATATGAATGGTGTCTGTATTCCTCACCCTATTGAAATATGTGCTGATAAAAATATGATATCCGTCTGTATTTTAGAAAATCCAATATTCTATGATGGAAAATGTGTAAGAATTATCTTTATGATTTCATTAATTAAGCAAGAATATGAACTTCATAAAGAAGTTACAAAGAAACTATATCTGTTGATGAAAGATGAAAAAGCGTTGAAAAAAGTTTTAAATGCCAGATCATTAGAGGAATTGCTCATTGTATTGAAAGAAATAGATGGAGGTGTATAG
- the ypdE gene encoding aminopeptidase, with product MMDLLKRLSNADAVAAKENEVRNILKEECSPYCDEVSYDHLGSVIFHKKGTDSDPLKIMFSAHMDEVGFLVRHISDIGFVYLIALGGVLDKSKEMQKVRITTCTGEKITGILNVTKNEHGAVKDMYVDLGVDSREEVENLGVEIGNMVCFASECIQMNNEKVYAGKAMDDRSGCYVISEALKRLSKESLRSDVYMCGSSSEEVGVRGGKTATYQINPDIVFAIDVANNPELVKNYTNHRLIGKGCMIVHYDKTMAPNEKLLSFVKETARIHGISYQCDMFSGGGTDAGNAHLSRNGKLALVIGIPLRYCHGAWSLVHEDDLESAIALVCELAKTLTKEKYKEFISF from the coding sequence ATGATGGACTTATTAAAGCGATTAAGTAATGCAGATGCTGTAGCGGCAAAAGAGAACGAAGTTCGAAACATTTTAAAAGAAGAATGTTCACCTTATTGTGATGAGGTATCATATGATCATTTAGGTAGTGTTATTTTTCATAAAAAAGGGACTGATAGTGATCCATTGAAAATAATGTTTTCTGCACATATGGATGAAGTTGGTTTTCTGGTTCGACATATTTCGGATATTGGATTTGTCTATCTAATTGCTCTTGGAGGAGTGCTGGATAAGAGTAAAGAGATGCAAAAAGTACGAATTACGACATGTACCGGAGAGAAAATTACAGGCATCTTAAATGTAACAAAAAATGAACATGGTGCTGTTAAAGATATGTATGTGGATTTAGGAGTGGACTCTAGGGAAGAAGTAGAAAATCTTGGAGTGGAAATTGGTAATATGGTTTGCTTTGCAAGTGAATGTATACAAATGAATAATGAAAAGGTGTATGCAGGTAAAGCGATGGATGATCGAAGCGGATGTTATGTTATAAGTGAAGCATTAAAAAGGTTGTCTAAAGAATCATTACGATCTGATGTATATATGTGTGGTTCCAGTAGTGAAGAAGTTGGAGTTCGTGGTGGAAAAACAGCCACGTATCAAATAAATCCGGATATCGTATTTGCAATTGATGTAGCAAACAATCCTGAATTAGTAAAAAATTATACGAATCATCGATTAATTGGTAAAGGTTGCATGATTGTACATTATGATAAAACGATGGCTCCAAATGAAAAGCTTCTAAGTTTCGTTAAAGAAACAGCAAGGATTCATGGAATATCTTATCAATGCGACATGTTTAGCGGTGGTGGGACTGATGCTGGTAATGCTCATCTTTCAAGAAATGGGAAGTTGGCATTAGTTATTGGAATTCCATTACGTTATTGTCATGGGGCATGGTCATTGGTTCATGAAGATGATTTGGAAAGTGCAATTGCACTGGTGTGTGAATTAGCGAAAACTTTGACAAAGGAGAAGTACAAAGAATTTATCAGTTTTTGA
- a CDS encoding PTS lactose/cellobiose transporter subunit IIA, which translates to MTEIEQKIVGMISSAGDSKAKAFEALKMVRESRYEDAKKLLAEAREIDLAAHKIQTELITAEMSGGEDKPEIGLLMVHAQDHYMTSQLARDLIEELINIFEEKEGK; encoded by the coding sequence ATGACTGAAATTGAACAGAAAATTGTAGGAATGATCTCATCAGCTGGAGATAGTAAAGCAAAAGCATTTGAAGCATTAAAAATGGTTCGTGAGAGCCGATATGAAGATGCTAAAAAATTGTTAGCAGAAGCTCGTGAAATAGATCTTGCCGCTCATAAGATTCAGACAGAACTTATTACAGCAGAAATGTCTGGAGGAGAGGACAAACCGGAAATTGGGTTATTAATGGTTCATGCACAGGATCATTATATGACATCTCAATTAGCTAGAGATCTAATTGAGGAATTGATTAATATTTTTGAAGAAAAGGAGGGGAAATAA